The Lactuca sativa cultivar Salinas chromosome 2, Lsat_Salinas_v11, whole genome shotgun sequence genome includes a window with the following:
- the LOC111901326 gene encoding 60S acidic ribosomal protein P0, which translates to MVGKASKAEKKISYDAKLCQLLDEYTQVLVVAADNVGSNQLQSIRHGLRGDSVILMGKNTMMKRSIRIHAEKTGNKAFLNLVTLLIGNVGLIFTKGDLKEVSEEVAKYKVGAPARVGLVAPVDVVVPPGNTGLDPSQTSFFQVLNIPTKINKGTVEIITPVELIKKGDKVGSSEAALLAKLGIRPFSYGLVVLSVYENGAVFSPEVLDLTEDDLVEKFAMGVSMVTSLALAIHYPTIAAAPHVLINGYKNALAVAVETSYSFPLADKVKEYLEDPSKFVVAAPVAVTGGSGPGVAEDVAVEEKKDEAAEESDDDMGFGLFD; encoded by the exons ATGGTTGGAAAGGCTTCAAAGGCTGAGAAGAAGATCTCTTATGATGCTAAGCTCTGTCAACTTCTCGATGAGTATACTCAAGTTCTTGTGGTTGCGGCTGATAATGTTGGGTCTAATCAACTCCAGTCAATCCGTCATGGTCTCAGGGGTGATTCTGTTATCCTCATGGGGAAAAATACTATGATGAAGCGATCCATCAGGATTCATGCCGAGAAGACCGGAAACAAGGCTTTTCTCAATCTCGTCACGCTTCTTATT GGGAATGTTGGGTTGATTTTCACCAAGGGTGATCTGAAGGAAGTCAGCGAGGAAGTTGCTAAGTACAAG GTCGGAGCTCCTGCACGTGTGGGCTTAGTGGCACCGGTGGATGTGGTTGTTCCTCCAGGCAACACCGGTCTAGACCCTTCTCAGACCTCTTTCTTCCAG GTCCTCAACATACCCACCAAGATTAACAAGGGTACAGTTGAAATCATCACCCCAGTTGAGCTCATAAAAAAGGGTGATAAAGTGGGCTCTTCTGAAGCAGCCCTGTTAGCAAAACTCGGCATCAGACCATTCTCTTATGGTCTCGTTGTTCTATCTGTTTATGAAAACGGTGCAGTTTTCAGCCCAGAGGTTCTTGATCTGACAGAAGATGATCTTGTTGAAAAGTTTGCCATGGGAGTATCCATGGTTACTTCTTTAGCATTAGCTATACATTATCCAACCATAGCTGCTGCTCCTCACGTGCTCATCAATGGCTACAAGAATGCTCTGGCAGTTGCTGTGGAGACTAGTTACTCTTTTCCTTTGGCAGACAAAGTTAAGGAGTACCTTGAG GATCCAAGCAAGTTTGTGGTTGCTGCACCAGTTGCTGTTACAGGTGGATCTGGACCGGGTGTTGCTGAAGATGTTGCAgttgaagagaagaaggatgAGGCTGCAGAAGAATCTGATGATGATATGGGGTTTGGCTTGTTCGATTAA